CATGCCTTGCTTCAGACTGACAATATAGAAATCAACGTCAaagtaatattataaataaaaaaatagcacTCAGAAGAAGATAGGAGTGACTTCTTCACTATACCTCATGACATTAAATTAGAACCCTAGTTGATATTCCATGAACTCCTTTTAACGGACAAGAAATGCCATAGaggtaaagaagaagaaggcaataGGGCAGCAGCCTCCATTACAACATTTCAAAGCAAAACAAGCCTGTAATTGGTAATGGTCTTATGCAATTATCATGGCGGGTCttgttatttaaattaaatatgaagTGCAACACTAAGATCTCAGAATTGCTGACCTAAAAAATAGATGGATTCAAAATTTAGGCAACACAATGAATGTTAATAgcctagaagaaaaaaaagttcacaaaactCTGGTTAAGATTTGCTTCCAGGATTGACTCATAAATATGTATAGACGGAATTTTGACAGAAATATTCAATCGCATACTAACAAAAAGAAAGCATATGCACTTATTCTAGAatttcttaaattaattttggaATTGCAATTGTTAGCATATTTGCTTTAACACAAGTTATGTTGGACTTGTAGACAAGTTTATGCAGTCTGAGCTTTTGCCCAGACTGCATAATTTGTGATGTCTTTACAACATAATCAGCAAATACCATGGAAATTTTGTCCAATGAGTGCTATGACAATCCCATGTATTGACACATTGAACTACAGTTTTAAAGACGCAATGACATTTATTTTACTATTTACATGAAAAGATGTAAGAGCATATAGTCACAATCTTTCTTTactgaaagagaagaaaaagtaaaggaTTTGACAATTTTGCTTTATAAAACCAGATCTAACAGCTCTGAAATCGTAGTTTTAATTTGTCTTATATAAATATCCAGAACCAGAAGTAGAAACCTATAGATAAGCTAATAATCTATGAATACCCCTCTTTCAGTTGTCAAAGTGGTTAACCATCAGAGCAGGCCTTATTAGGCACTTGGCTAATATAAGGTCAAATATATTCAATCCTTAATACAGATAGGTCATACTATCTATTAAGCAATGGAGCATACTGATACTTCAATCATTAGCTATACCTAGGATACAGATATAGAGTCATATACACTCGGGAAGAAGATGGTGGTGCATAACATGGAATTAAACCAGTAATCTGCATTTTCCAATAGGAAACCTTTGCTGTATTGGAAAGGTGAATTATGGCAGAAGATCTAAGTCTGATATCACAGAGAGTACAATCACACATAACCAGACAGAAATCTCAGGAAAGAAAGATTTACTGCACCCATCTGAAGGTCGCTGATGCTCACAAATGTAGAAACagaataaaaagacaaaacaatgaCCTTCCCAAGCTGTGTCAATCCATCCCTAAACTTTGGAACGACTAAAACATGCACAGGAGCCTCTGGATTGATGTCCCGAAATGCTAGGACCTTATCATCCTCATAAACAATGCTTGAAGGGATTTCCTTAGCTATGATCTTGTCAAATctgaaagaaaggaagaaactCATACTCCTGCATATTTTGCACCAATTATGATCCAATACACAGTGTTACATGTTATAGTATAAATGAGATTCTGCTCATTCCCTTAATTAACTtcatatttcttctttttggccTGACTTTATTGACTTCATTCAAGTGTAgataatctaaaaaaatttagtatCTTTGAACCGTTTTAATAACTTCTAAGACAAGTAAACagatttttatgaaaataacaaTGTAGTTATggtttaattgatataagacAAAATTCAGGAACTTCttcactaaattgacactttgtCCTGATCCCAAGTCTTTGATCTTATCGTGGTAGGTGCTCCAAAGTCCTTCATGTTATCATAGTAGATGCTGAGGTTTTTCTACGGTTAAAGTGAAATATTCTTGGATGCTCAAGTCTTATCCTATGTTTAAATGTTatttggagggaaaaaaaaacactttttattttcttggcatttcaaacttaaaaaatactTGTGTACATGGACTATTTCCTCAAAGACTTTCTTCATCATAAATGATTTATAATATATCTGAAAAAATTGTCCATCCATTTGTACATTGTAACAGAGTCCCACTGCAAATTCTACAACTCTCTCAATCTTTTGAGCATCTCCTAGATACACATGCAcgcacacacaaacacattattacctataaatatttttatatgccAATAAATTTCAAATCTTGACTACcaaaattcatgaaaaagacAGAAATGGCATGCTATGACTTCAATGCGAGATCAAACCAGTGTTACTATGTCACAAGGGATGGTACATGGTTGGAGCTCCACTGTCAGCATTGGCTGCAGATTCTCTGGCAGCAGCCTCTTCATTGTTTGTAGCACTAGCATTAAACTGCAATCTAGAAAACATAGGCCAATAATAAGTAAACAAGATTTTAGAGACATTTATACCAATCGCAATAGTTGTTAGAACcacaggaaaaataaaaattttagacTCAAATTCAAAGTATACAGAGCTAGGGAAATCCTTAGAATAAATGTTGATAGCTATTTAATTtacaaacacaaattcaaagTATCTCTTCAAGATAAGATTACCCACTTAGACAATTCAGATTTCATCTCCACCGCTTCAGACCAGTGAAATAAACTATCATTTATTGTAATAAAACCAATAGAAGACTTGGATTTTGAGCAGCTAATGCAGAAGTATCTGTTTCAATATACTTCTCTAAGAATACTGTAAATTTCAGCAGAGtaacactaaaaattaaaaaagctatCCGTATTACAGGTAATTTAACTCGATTAATTGTGTCCAACCAAAATAGCTAACCATTTTATTTGATCTCAAGATTAGAAATGGCAGATGCATTGCTCTTGTCCATCATGTAAGGCATTTGATTGTCCCCCTCAGACTAGATCCTCAACTCAGGGGTCTTTGCAACAATTAGAATGATCTGCTCTTCAGGTGCAACAACTTGCCCACAATcaggcctttttttttaaaaaaaaaaaaaaaaaaaaatagcttcaAGTTCCATTTAAGGTTTGTTCAGGAATAAAGATTGAGAAGATAGTTTCCTTTTCTGATGATGCACAACACCGGTTGTCTATTTTATGGAATAAAGAGCCAGAATAACACATTAACTACAACATCAATGTAAACAATCAATTTTGAGATTGGAATGGCTCAGCATCAACCAGCAGATCCTTCTTACATGTGAAATATACAACCCTTTTCACAAAAGTAATAGAACATTCATATAGAAACATGTTAGATGCTTTAAACACCAAGAAAGTAACTTGTCTGATTCAAACCATGGTCAAGAAATGCAACATGCTGCACTGTCATAATGTAACATAGACACTTCAAAATGAGGAGTGCGCCCATATTGGAGAAATTGCAATGTGGTTGTGGGTATGagatatatctttttttttttttttttttttttgataagtatgtaTGAGATATATCTTAAACATGCAAATTGTCCAAAACAGCAATTATGCCTGGGTGGGGAGAAATCGTTGGTTTTTCAGGACTGCTAGCTAAATATGCTCTTTTATTGCGCACACATTTCCGAAGAAGAAAGATTTCCATCTGGGGAATCGCTATGTACAAATAATTCCTTTATTATTAATCAAGCCATAAAGGGAGAAAATATACACATTCAGAGAATTCAGATGTGAATTGAATCAAATTTTCGCTTCCGTAATCTGATTTTGTCCCATCCAAACGATTAGAATCATAATTCTGTTATAATTCCAATcccaagagaattgggataCAACAGTCATTCTATTCCATAACTTCAATTCCTTGAAGCAATCAGACCCCAGAAGAAAACCGAAACCTGGCGTGAATATGTACGAATCATATAAAAGAGAGCTCCTTTGCGTGAATATTTTTACAATTTAGAAAAAACGACTACAAGAGAATGCAGACCCAGTTGGAGAATGAGAATAACAAAAATCCCACATACGTTTATAATAAGAGAAGAGTGCATGAATGATAATACCTGCGAGAGCGAAGAGGAAGGAGACAAGCGGAAGAGACGGTGGAGGGAGGCTTCACAGTCAGAAAAGCTCTTGCAGTGGTTGCGGCAAAGCTTCTGTGCTTCCAACCAACCAAACCAAACCCATACATCACATTGCTTTTTGCAttagaaataaaattgagagagagagagagagagagagagtaccgcAGTAGAGAAAAGGAAGCTATTGCAGCCATGGATGATGGATTTTGAAGTAAGGACAAAAGATATGGCCTGATGAGCGAGAGAACTCACTTCCCATTTGGATCGTTACCCGCTTATTAAATAAACGgaccccctttttcttttttctcaaacgAAAATTATTATGTCTCTAATTTTGGTCTTTTACCTTGTTTTGATATTAACACCCAAATTCTCAATTTTATGAAATTAAGACCAATATTTTGGGGATTTATTAAGGTTTTCTTTCTCATTATTGATGGAAAGATTGTCATGTAAATCCACTCCATAACGTGTTATTGAATTAgttattaaacaaacaaaacaaaacccctATATGGCCACCTCTACGTATGGTGTTAATTCGTGTTTGTGTGTCAAGTTCAAATCATGTCAATGTATGGATATAAggctaggtcaatcataactcagtccattttattaaataagtcAAACCCCTAAttctaactttttaattttgtattgaatttatGTTGAGTTTGTCATGCCAAAAATTGTTAGTCTTAGGACTGTAAGTGAGCAAAGCTACTCGTGAACATTCTCAAATTAGCTTGGCTTGAGATCGGTTCATTTACTTAAATAGAGCCTGAACATTTTGCTAAGCTAGTTTAATAAATGAGTTGAACATGTTGATACTCGGCTCTACTCGAGGTAAGCTCTTGAACAAAGCTCGTAGAAGCAACTTGGCTCAATGTGCTCGttcatatatatagatacacacacacacacattaattTATATAGTAATGTATAAgttgataagtaaataaaattatagcaACATATAAGTATCTATTTTAGAAGACAAGCCTTTCTAACTTTCACAAGTTTCAACTTCTTCCAAAGGATGTAGAAGTAGAACAGTCCACAGGACTTATAATTTTCAATCATGTAATTGATTGGCATTTGGCAACATATATTTAGACTAATTACCACTTGGTAAACT
This DNA window, taken from Alnus glutinosa chromosome 5, dhAlnGlut1.1, whole genome shotgun sequence, encodes the following:
- the LOC133868688 gene encoding 14 kDa zinc-binding protein, translating into MAAIASFSLLRSFAATTARAFLTVKPPSTVSSACLLPLRSRRLQFNASATNNEEAAARESAANADSGAPTIFDKIIAKEIPSSIVYEDDKVLAFRDINPEAPVHVLVVPKFRDGLTQLGKSEARHGEILGQLLYAAKIVAEKEGILDGFRVVINSGPDACQSVYHLHLHVLGGRQMKWPPG